The sequence TCTACGACACCCGCGAGGCGCTGATGCCGTACATCGTCAACAGCCTCAAGTTGAGCGAGGACTGCCGGGTGAAGATCGGCCGCGCCGCGGCGCTCATGACCCTGGCCGTGCTGGTCGGGCTGGCCGTGGGCATCCCGGTGACCCTCTACTTCCAGTACAACCGCGGCATCGACGTGGCCGCGTGGCAGAACCAGCAGCCCAAGGTGCCGTACACCGAGGTCATCGGGGTGATGCAGCGCCTCGAGGCGCAGGGCCAGCTCGAGGAGGCCGGCACGCTGACGGGGCTGAAGCGGTTCGCCTGGATGGGCCCGCACAAGCTGGCGCTGACGACCTTCGGGATCGGCGCGGCGCTGGTGCTCGTCTTCTCCGCCCTGCGCCTGCGCTTCGCCGGCTGGCCGCTCCACCCGGTGATGTTCCTGGTCTGGTCCACGTACTCGGGCCGGTGCTTCGCCCAGTCGTTCCTCGTGGGCTGGTTCATCAAGTCCGCCGTCATGAAGTACGGCGGCGCGTCGATTTACCAGAAGTTGAAGCCCGTCCTGTTCGGCGTCATCGCGGGCGAGATGCTCGGAGGGATGATCCCGATGGTGGTCAGCCTGGTGTACTACCTGGTCACCGGCGACAAGCCGAAGCCGTTTTTGATCATGCCGGGGTAAAAAAACAGATGCCCCTACGCGAAATGAAACAGATCGATGTCCAGAAGCAGCCGGTCTTGAGCTTCGCGCGCACCTTCGGGATCGCCCTGCGCGGGGTGCAGTACCGGTTGTTCCGGGCGCTGGTGACCGTCGCGGTCATCGCGGTCGCCATGGCGTTCCTGATGAACATCTTGAGCGAAAGCCTGTTCAAGCGCGTCGTCGCCGTTGCGGTCCGCGACGAGATCCGCGCCATGCGGCAGGCCGATCACTGGATCGCCCGGCTGTCCGTCCCGCAGACGGCCGAGGAGGTCCTCGGAGCGCTCGCCGCCGCGGAGCCGGGCTCCCCGGCGGCCCGCGAGCTGTCCACCTTCGGCGGCCTGGACGAGGCCGCCCTGAAGCAGGCCTCCGAACTCGCGGGCCGGGCGCAGGACTACCTCAAGTTTTTCAATGACATCAATTACGGCCGCCGCCGGGTGCTGATCGGCAACGCGGCCGGCGTGGGGATCTTCGAGCGGCTGCAGGATGGCGCGGCCCAGGACCGTTTTTTCGAGGGCCTGGCGCAGATGCGGGCGGTGCGGTTCATCGCGACGCCCGACGAATTCCGGGAGTTCCTCCGCGCGTGGCCGGGCCTGCATTCCATGGTCTCTGTCGTACGCGAGGGGCAGGCGCGGGCCATCGCGCAACTCCAGGGCGCGCTGGGCGAGCGTACCGTCATGGAACGGTTGGCCGAGGCCGAGGGTCCGTTTGGCGAGGCCGTCCGGCAGGCGGGGTTCGTCCTCGAGCCGGACGAGGCCGCGTCGCTGGCCCGGCAGATCCGCCTGGCGCAGGACCGGCACTTCATTGAGGACAGCCTCAACGTCCCCGACGTGCGCAAGGCCGTGGCCGCCCGCAAGGACGTGCTGCCCGGCGACGTGAGCCTGGACATGATCTGGGCCCTGCTGGGCGAGGCCGAAACGGCCGGGTGGTACCAGGGCCTGCTGGCCGAGCACGCGTCCCCGCCGGCCGGCCTGGACGCCGCGCGGCTCCACGAGGCGGCGCGCGCCCGCGCGAGGTCGAAGCTGATGGTCCGGGCGGAGTTGATCACGATGGGCACCGGCGGCGGGTTCATGAACATCGGGCCGCGCATGACGTGGCTCGCGTTCGTGTCCATGCTGGTCTGCACCGTGGGCATCGCCAACGCCATGCTGATGAGCGTCACCGAGCGTTTCCGCGAGATCGCCACGCTCAAGTGCCTCGGCGCGCTGGACGGGTTCATCATGACCGTGTTCCTGATCGAGGCGGCGATCCTCGGCCTGGTCGGCGGGATCGCGGGCACGCTGATCGGCCTCGTGCTGGGCCTCGGCCGGATGCTGGCGGTCTTCCAGAACCTGCTGATCGAGCTGTTCCCGGGCGGCCTGCTGCTGCAGGCCGCGGGCATCTCCGTCGTCACGGGCATCGCGCTGGCGGCCGTCGCGGCGGCCTACCCGTCCCTGCGCGCCGCGCGCCTGGCCCCCATGGAGGCGATGAGGATCGAGTAATCATGCGAGCGCAATGGACACATCTCCGGCGGCGGAGCGCCGGAGCTACAAGGCTTTGTAGTTCCGCCGCTCTGCGGCGGAAGGAATGAAGAAGTGATTCTGTAGTTCCGCCGCTCTGCGGCGGAAGTTAAAAAGTCATGGCAAAGAAAGAACAGACCGGATCGCCGGACGCCGCCGAAAAACGGGTGATCATCCGCACGATCGGGATGAAGAAGCTGTACCGGAAGAAGGACCAGGTCACCGCGGCGCTGCGCGGGGTGGACGTGGAAATCTATACCGGCGAGTTCATCTCGGTCATGGGCCCGTCCGGCTCCGGCAAGAGCACGTTCTTCAACATGATCGGCGCGCTGGACAGCCCGAGCGAGGGCCGCGTGTTCATCGACGAGGTGGACGTGGCCCAACTCACCGCCGAGGAGCTGGCGTTCCTGCGCTGCCGGAAGATCGGCTACATCTTCCAGAGCTACAACCTGATCAAGTACATGACCGCGCTGGAGAACGTGACCACGCCGATGGCCTTCGGCGGAGTGCCGGACGACGACGCCCGCAAGCGGGGCATGGAGATCCTCGGGCTCGTCGGGTTGCGCGAGCGGTGGTTCCACCGGCCCATCGAGATGTCCGGCGGCCAGCAGCAGCGCGTCGCCATCGCGCGGGCGCTGGCCAACCAGCCGGCGATCCTGCTCTGCGACGAGCCGACGGCGAACCTCGACCACCACACGGGCCAGGAAATCCTCGATATTCTGCAGAAGCTGAACAAGGAGCACGGCGTGACGATCATCTGCGCGACGCACGACCACCGGATGATGAACGTCTGCGACCGGCTGATGTGGATCCGCGACGGCAGCATCGAGCGCATCGCGCGGCGCGACGAGGTGCACGTGGAGCTGGCGGGAATAGACTGATCATGAGCAGGGGGACGGCATATCGTTTTGAGTGCGCGGGCAAGCGAAGCGCGACCGCGCTTTGCTTGCTGGCTGCCGCGTTCCTGTCGGCGGGAGCCCGGGCCGCCTCGCCCGAGTTCCTGGCCGACTGCCAGGCCCTGACGAAGCACCCGCACCGGCTGACAGGTTCGGAGGAATACGCCGACGCGGCGCGCCACGTGGAGCGGCAGCTGCGCGAGGCGGGCGTTACGAACGTGCTGGTCCAGGCCTTCCCGACGGTGCAGAACGCGGTCCGCCGGTGCGAGGCGGTCGCGGCGGACGGCCGGACGTTCCCGCTGATGCCGGTCCGGCCGAACGGCGTCGTCCCGCCCGCCACGCCGCCCGCCGGGGTGAGCGGGAAGATCCTTCACCTCGGCGCCGGGCGGCCGGAGGATTTCGACCGCGAGGACCCGCGCGGCCGGATCGTGGTGATGAACTACAACGCCGAGGACCGCTGGCTCAAGGCGTTCCGGCTCGGCGCGCGGGCCGTGATCTTCACCCGGGGCGGCGAGCCAGCGGATTCGTTTCATTTCCACTACGTCCGCGCGAACGCCAACCTGCCGCGCTTCTACTACGACGGGCCGGCCGCCGACCTCGCGGAAGGGTTGGAGCTCACGATCCACAGCGAGGTGACCTGGGCGCGGGCCGCCGGGCGCAACGTGTTCGGGTTCATCCCCGGCCGGGCCCCGCTTTTCGACCTCGGCAAGGAGGAGGTCCTGGTCATCGCGGCGCCGCTTGACACGTACGGCGAGGTGCCGCAGCGCACGCCCGGCGCCCAACCGGCGGCCAACGCGGCGGCCCTGCTGAAGCTGGCCGGCATGCTGGCGAAGGCCCCGCCGCGGCGGCACGTCCTGCTGGCCTTCTTCGACGGGCACGGGCGCAATCACGCGGGCGCCGCGGCGTTCTACCAGGCGCTCGAAACCAAGGCCCGCCGCGCGACGATCGAGGACCGGATGGACGCCTGGCGGGAGGAGTCCGGGTTCCTGGCGGAGACGGAAAAACTGGCCGCGCAGTCCAATCCGTTCGTCGGGCGCTCCTCGGAGGCGGGCCGCGAATTGCTGATGCGCATGCGGAACAAGGC comes from Kiritimatiellia bacterium and encodes:
- a CDS encoding FtsX-like permease family protein, whose amino-acid sequence is MKQIDVQKQPVLSFARTFGIALRGVQYRLFRALVTVAVIAVAMAFLMNILSESLFKRVVAVAVRDEIRAMRQADHWIARLSVPQTAEEVLGALAAAEPGSPAARELSTFGGLDEAALKQASELAGRAQDYLKFFNDINYGRRRVLIGNAAGVGIFERLQDGAAQDRFFEGLAQMRAVRFIATPDEFREFLRAWPGLHSMVSVVREGQARAIAQLQGALGERTVMERLAEAEGPFGEAVRQAGFVLEPDEAASLARQIRLAQDRHFIEDSLNVPDVRKAVAARKDVLPGDVSLDMIWALLGEAETAGWYQGLLAEHASPPAGLDAARLHEAARARARSKLMVRAELITMGTGGGFMNIGPRMTWLAFVSMLVCTVGIANAMLMSVTERFREIATLKCLGALDGFIMTVFLIEAAILGLVGGIAGTLIGLVLGLGRMLAVFQNLLIELFPGGLLLQAAGISVVTGIALAAVAAAYPSLRAARLAPMEAMRIE
- a CDS encoding ABC transporter ATP-binding protein, which translates into the protein MAKKEQTGSPDAAEKRVIIRTIGMKKLYRKKDQVTAALRGVDVEIYTGEFISVMGPSGSGKSTFFNMIGALDSPSEGRVFIDEVDVAQLTAEELAFLRCRKIGYIFQSYNLIKYMTALENVTTPMAFGGVPDDDARKRGMEILGLVGLRERWFHRPIEMSGGQQQRVAIARALANQPAILLCDEPTANLDHHTGQEILDILQKLNKEHGVTIICATHDHRMMNVCDRLMWIRDGSIERIARRDEVHVELAGID